A section of the Petrimonas sulfuriphila genome encodes:
- a CDS encoding DUF2007 domain-containing protein — protein sequence MEEEFITVKTFAFPADVSIVQTFMEMKGIEVFMKNLTASRLAYSIGDIEMQVKASDYDAAKNALIEGGFAEPEDFFL from the coding sequence ATGGAAGAAGAGTTTATTACCGTCAAAACATTTGCTTTCCCTGCCGATGTATCCATCGTTCAAACATTCATGGAAATGAAAGGTATTGAAGTATTTATGAAAAATTTAACAGCTAGCCGGCTGGCCTATAGCATTGGGGATATCGAGATGCAGGTAAAGGCTTCGGATTACGATGCTGCTAAAAATGCACTTATCGAAGGCGGTTTTGCCGAACCGGAAGACTTTTTTCTTTAA
- a CDS encoding aminotransferase class I/II-fold pyridoxal phosphate-dependent enzyme, which produces MLYGHGNDLYDYSEKITADFSSNIPYRNASVQIVAHLSGCLHLISDYPDPNARALTHEIAEHHNLSPENVLVTNGSAEAFYLLAHLFAGKHSTITYPAFAEYEDACTLYGHTLSFMPVSELCGSINFTSNETVWFAFPNNPDGSIVSSETIENLCLNNPDSYFIIDNAYGELCTQCQPVIPLHANYPNLISVHSLTKTFAIPGLRLGYIVAEKNIINRLQPLRIPWTVNTLAQEAGSFVMENYSRLLPDAGILCRESQQFQQQLATLSHLEVTPSPCHFFLIRLKSGTASQLKSYLLEKHGILIRDASNFRGLSPCHFRLSVQEKTANDRLTDALRDFFKITA; this is translated from the coding sequence ATGCTCTACGGCCACGGAAACGACCTGTACGACTACAGCGAAAAGATAACCGCCGATTTTAGTTCAAACATTCCTTACCGGAATGCTTCGGTTCAAATTGTGGCGCATTTGTCGGGTTGCCTGCACCTGATCAGTGATTATCCCGATCCAAATGCGCGCGCGCTCACACACGAGATTGCTGAGCACCACAACCTGTCTCCGGAAAACGTGCTGGTTACCAACGGATCGGCAGAAGCGTTTTATCTTCTGGCACACCTGTTTGCCGGGAAGCACAGCACGATAACCTATCCCGCTTTTGCGGAGTACGAGGATGCCTGTACCCTGTACGGGCATACCCTGTCGTTTATGCCGGTGAGCGAATTGTGTGGAAGCATCAATTTCACCAGTAACGAGACCGTTTGGTTCGCCTTCCCCAACAACCCCGACGGCTCAATCGTTTCATCTGAAACTATAGAAAACCTCTGTCTCAATAATCCGGACTCTTACTTCATCATCGATAACGCTTACGGTGAATTGTGCACGCAATGCCAGCCGGTTATACCGTTACACGCAAATTATCCGAACCTGATTTCGGTGCATTCGCTCACAAAGACTTTCGCTATTCCCGGTTTACGCTTGGGCTATATTGTCGCCGAAAAAAACATCATAAATCGGCTCCAACCCCTACGTATCCCCTGGACTGTTAATACGCTGGCACAGGAAGCAGGAAGTTTTGTAATGGAAAATTACAGCCGTTTACTACCCGATGCCGGCATATTATGCCGTGAATCGCAACAGTTCCAACAGCAACTTGCCACACTTTCACATCTTGAAGTAACGCCGTCGCCGTGTCATTTTTTTCTGATTCGGCTGAAAAGCGGTACGGCTTCGCAATTAAAATCCTATCTTCTCGAGAAACATGGTATCCTGATCCGCGACGCCAGTAATTTTCGCGGGCTGTCACCCTGTCATTTCCGGTTGTCCGTACAGGAAAAAACGGCAAATGACCGACTGACGGATGCCCTCCGCGATTTCTTCAAAATAACAGCATGA
- a CDS encoding DUF192 domain-containing protein has translation MKSKKLLIIGFIAVVAVAATLFFLTQKKDTKITDGGAFEISFNKQGTLAFLSAQNNDTLSVIDIEVADNNQRRARGLMYRKSLPADAGMLFVFDEEEIQGFWMKNTYIPLDMLFVNADNEIITIHTNTAPLKEWNYASTRPALYVVEVNAGYCAQKQITEGDKIIFELSSH, from the coding sequence ATGAAATCAAAAAAATTGCTTATTATTGGGTTCATAGCTGTGGTAGCCGTTGCAGCCACCTTGTTTTTTTTGACACAAAAAAAAGACACGAAAATAACGGACGGTGGCGCTTTTGAAATTTCCTTCAACAAACAAGGAACGCTAGCGTTTTTGTCGGCGCAAAACAACGACACCCTCTCGGTTATCGATATTGAAGTAGCGGACAACAACCAGCGCCGGGCACGTGGATTGATGTACCGGAAGTCCCTTCCCGCCGATGCCGGGATGTTGTTTGTTTTCGATGAGGAGGAAATTCAGGGTTTCTGGATGAAAAACACCTATATTCCCCTGGATATGCTTTTCGTCAACGCCGATAATGAAATCATTACCATTCATACAAACACCGCTCCCTTAAAAGAATGGAACTATGCATCCACCCGGCCGGCATTGTACGTGGTGGAAGTAAACGCCGGATATTGTGCCCAAAAACAAATTACCGAAGGGGATAAAATTATTTTTGAGCTTTCAAGCCATTGA
- the cobD gene encoding cobalamin biosynthesis protein CobD, translating into MIHDFITTHSGFLIPLAGGFLLDALLGDPARLPHPIRLFGKMISFCELKFNKGKRRRTKGIAVASILVLLIFGFLYGIQLALHDFPAVKVVINTVFFFYALGNRSLIEEAWKVERRVQKNDLSAARRQLSRIVGRDTSQLSFQQIRTATLETLAENLSDGVVAPLFFYALGGIPLMMAYKMINTLDSMIGYKNDRYNDFGWFAAHILDDGANYVPARLTAFLMISFPPSSRGFHFVHKYASRHSSPNSGYPESALAGILNCRFGGSNTYDGKRVEKPYIGKNYRELTHDDVVKSCIINIRTSLLMLICTLSMYCIFQELTGFSHNFLYFWG; encoded by the coding sequence ATGATTCACGATTTTATCACAACACATTCCGGTTTCCTGATCCCGCTCGCGGGTGGTTTTCTGCTCGACGCCCTGTTGGGCGACCCTGCCCGGCTTCCCCATCCCATCCGGTTGTTCGGAAAAATGATTTCTTTCTGCGAGCTAAAATTCAACAAAGGCAAGCGGAGAAGGACAAAAGGCATTGCGGTTGCATCGATACTTGTTTTACTCATTTTCGGGTTTTTATACGGCATTCAGCTCGCGTTGCACGATTTTCCTGCGGTAAAAGTCGTCATAAACACCGTGTTCTTTTTTTACGCCCTCGGTAACCGGAGCCTGATTGAGGAGGCCTGGAAAGTGGAACGCCGGGTTCAAAAAAACGATTTGTCCGCCGCTCGCCGGCAATTGAGCCGGATTGTAGGGAGGGACACATCGCAGCTCTCGTTCCAACAGATCCGTACCGCCACACTCGAAACACTGGCTGAGAATCTGAGCGACGGTGTGGTTGCACCGCTGTTTTTCTATGCCCTCGGAGGTATTCCGCTGATGATGGCATACAAAATGATAAACACCCTGGATTCGATGATTGGCTATAAGAACGACCGGTACAACGATTTCGGATGGTTCGCCGCACATATACTTGATGACGGTGCGAACTATGTCCCCGCAAGGCTTACGGCATTTTTGATGATTTCCTTCCCGCCGTCATCCCGCGGGTTTCACTTTGTCCACAAATATGCGAGCCGGCATTCCAGTCCCAACTCGGGTTATCCCGAATCGGCGCTGGCAGGCATCCTGAATTGCCGTTTCGGTGGTTCGAACACATACGACGGGAAACGGGTGGAAAAGCCGTATATCGGAAAAAACTACCGGGAACTCACACACGACGATGTGGTGAAATCGTGCATCATTAATATCAGGACAAGCCTTCTTATGTTAATCTGCACATTGTCCATGTATTGTATTTTTCAAGAATTAACCGGTTTTTCGCATAATTTTTTATACTTTTGGGGGTAG
- the cobT gene encoding nicotinate-nucleotide--dimethylbenzimidazole phosphoribosyltransferase translates to MINQTIMIQEELQRKINNRTKPLGSLGKLEKLALKIGTVQNTLTPELKNPAILVFAADHGIVDEGVSPCPKEITWQMVMNFVRGGAGINVFSRQHNIRLRVIDAGVDYDFPAGCNVENRKLARGTRNMMHEPAMSTELCRQAMDKGAECVRQEFERGCNIIGFGEMGIGNTSPASLLLHKFAGIPLDECVGRGAGLNEEGVQHKYNVLKQVAAKYNPRTPLETLATFGGLEIAMICGGVLEAKRLNMLIIADGFIASSGFLTAYEMQPDVLDNVIFSHASNEHGHKAMVEYMKGDPVLHLDLRLGEGTGVALAYPVLQSALLFLNEMASFEDAAVFDVEKNR, encoded by the coding sequence ATGATAAATCAAACAATTATGATACAGGAAGAATTACAAAGAAAAATAAACAACCGTACCAAACCACTGGGCTCCCTGGGAAAATTGGAAAAACTCGCGCTGAAAATCGGCACCGTCCAGAACACACTCACCCCGGAGCTGAAAAACCCCGCAATCCTTGTTTTCGCAGCCGACCACGGCATTGTCGACGAAGGAGTAAGCCCTTGTCCCAAGGAAATCACCTGGCAAATGGTCATGAACTTCGTGCGCGGCGGGGCGGGCATCAACGTGTTTTCCCGGCAGCACAACATCCGCCTGCGTGTCATCGATGCCGGCGTGGATTACGATTTTCCCGCAGGGTGTAACGTGGAAAACCGCAAGCTGGCCCGCGGCACAAGGAACATGATGCACGAGCCGGCCATGAGCACGGAACTTTGCCGGCAGGCAATGGACAAAGGCGCAGAATGTGTTCGGCAGGAATTTGAACGTGGCTGCAACATCATCGGTTTCGGGGAAATGGGTATCGGAAACACGTCGCCGGCTTCGCTGCTGCTCCACAAATTTGCAGGCATCCCGCTCGACGAGTGCGTGGGACGAGGTGCGGGGCTAAACGAAGAAGGGGTACAACACAAATACAATGTATTGAAACAAGTAGCCGCAAAATATAACCCAAGAACGCCGCTTGAGACCCTCGCCACGTTCGGAGGGTTGGAGATCGCCATGATCTGCGGCGGGGTATTGGAAGCCAAACGGCTGAACATGCTTATCATCGCCGATGGATTTATCGCATCCTCTGGATTTTTAACCGCTTACGAGATGCAGCCCGATGTACTCGACAACGTGATATTCAGCCATGCATCCAACGAACACGGGCACAAGGCCATGGTAGAATACATGAAGGGAGACCCTGTACTGCATCTCGACCTTCGCCTGGGAGAAGGCACGGGAGTAGCGCTGGCTTATCCTGTTCTGCAGTCGGCATTACTTTTTTTGAACGAAATGGCAAGCTTTGAAGATGCCGCTGTGTTTGACGTAGAGAAAAACAGGTAA
- the cobS gene encoding adenosylcobinamide-GDP ribazoletransferase, whose product MKQQLNLFFHALQFYSRIPAGKIDYSEENLAQSIRYFPLVGSVVGIVGASVFMLCMLVFSQGVSVTAALISMIAVTGALHEDGVSDFFDGFGGAYTRERILEIMKDSHVGAYGVISLVLLFLAKFSLLTSITPEKVPLVLIAAHASSRFVAVALMRSSSYARTENSKSAHSRLSLSRTTVVTAFVFGVLPLVFIPPLVSAVAAIVYAIILFALKHYVEKKIGGFTGDVLGTLQQFCEIAFYLVYTALISLI is encoded by the coding sequence ATGAAACAGCAACTCAACCTCTTCTTTCACGCGCTGCAGTTCTACAGCCGCATCCCGGCAGGAAAAATCGACTACAGTGAAGAAAACCTGGCGCAATCGATCCGTTATTTTCCGCTGGTAGGCAGTGTGGTTGGGATTGTCGGCGCATCTGTATTTATGCTGTGCATGCTCGTTTTTTCACAGGGAGTCTCGGTCACGGCAGCCCTTATTTCTATGATAGCCGTAACCGGCGCCCTGCATGAAGATGGTGTTTCCGACTTTTTTGACGGATTTGGCGGAGCCTACACCCGGGAACGTATCCTGGAGATTATGAAGGATAGCCACGTGGGCGCCTACGGCGTTATTTCGCTCGTGCTGCTATTCCTGGCTAAGTTTTCGTTGCTGACATCCATCACCCCTGAAAAAGTTCCGCTGGTGCTGATCGCCGCGCACGCTTCCAGCCGTTTTGTGGCGGTGGCCCTGATGAGATCGTCTAGCTATGCCCGCACAGAAAACAGCAAATCAGCGCATTCCCGCCTGTCTTTATCGCGAACGACAGTGGTTACGGCGTTCGTTTTCGGGGTGCTGCCGCTGGTCTTTATTCCTCCGCTTGTAAGTGCCGTTGCAGCCATTGTCTACGCAATTATCCTCTTCGCGCTGAAACACTACGTGGAGAAGAAAATCGGCGGATTCACGGGAGATGTCCTGGGGACACTGCAACAATTTTGTGAAATTGCATTCTACCTTGTTTACACAGCACTGATTTCCTTAATTTAA
- a CDS encoding SDR family oxidoreductase, which produces MKRKIALITGATSGIGEATTWRLAENGYDVIITGRRNERLKDVKEKLQKAGTRVLALCFDVRVEFEVKSAIENLPDDWKKIDVLVNNAGLAAGLSTLQEGDTGDWNRMIDTNVKGLLYMTRYVSPLMIKQEKGHIINIGSIAGKEVYPNGNVYCATKHAVDALTKGMRIDMLKHNIKVTQVCPGAVETEFSIVRFHGDEERAAKVYDGFDNLLADDIADCILFAVSRPAHVNINDMIVMPTAQATASLFYKK; this is translated from the coding sequence ATGAAGAGAAAGATTGCACTAATAACCGGTGCCACATCGGGGATAGGCGAAGCTACGACCTGGAGATTAGCCGAAAATGGCTATGACGTTATCATCACCGGACGCAGAAACGAGAGATTAAAAGATGTAAAAGAAAAACTTCAAAAAGCGGGGACCCGTGTGTTGGCCCTTTGTTTTGATGTTCGTGTTGAATTTGAAGTAAAATCGGCGATTGAAAATTTGCCGGATGACTGGAAAAAAATCGATGTATTGGTCAACAATGCGGGACTGGCAGCTGGATTAAGTACCCTGCAGGAAGGAGATACCGGTGACTGGAATCGAATGATCGACACCAACGTTAAGGGACTGCTCTACATGACCCGCTACGTTTCTCCCCTGATGATAAAACAGGAGAAAGGACACATCATCAACATCGGATCGATTGCAGGAAAAGAAGTCTATCCTAATGGAAATGTCTATTGTGCTACCAAGCATGCAGTGGATGCGCTGACAAAAGGGATGCGGATAGATATGCTGAAGCACAACATAAAGGTTACCCAGGTTTGTCCCGGTGCGGTTGAAACGGAATTTTCCATCGTTCGTTTTCACGGGGATGAAGAACGTGCCGCCAAAGTATATGATGGGTTTGATAACCTTTTAGCCGATGATATTGCCGATTGTATTCTATTTGCCGTTTCCCGCCCGGCGCATGTAAACATCAACGATATGATTGTGATGCCAACCGCGCAGGCAACAGCATCGTTATTTTATAAAAAATAG
- a CDS encoding bifunctional adenosylcobinamide kinase/adenosylcobinamide-phosphate guanylyltransferase, protein MRKIIFITGGQRSGKSSFAQRLAEKYATNPLYLATARHWDEDFEKRIQRHQADRGETWTTVEEEKLLSRHDFNGKTVLMDCVTLWLTNIFHDNGFNLETSLEEAKAEWDRFINQDFTLIAVSNEIGMSLHAPGETARHFTDLQGWVNQHIARTADEVFFMVSGIPVQIK, encoded by the coding sequence ATGCGAAAAATAATTTTCATAACAGGCGGACAACGTTCGGGTAAAAGTTCATTCGCACAACGATTGGCAGAAAAATACGCTACCAATCCGCTATATCTGGCTACCGCCCGGCACTGGGATGAGGACTTCGAAAAACGCATCCAGAGGCACCAGGCCGACAGAGGCGAAACCTGGACTACCGTCGAAGAAGAAAAACTGTTGAGCCGTCACGATTTCAACGGTAAAACCGTGCTGATGGATTGCGTGACGCTGTGGCTCACCAACATCTTTCACGATAACGGGTTCAACCTGGAGACCTCATTGGAAGAAGCAAAAGCCGAATGGGATAGATTCATCAACCAGGATTTCACGCTTATCGCGGTAAGCAACGAGATAGGCATGAGCCTGCACGCTCCCGGTGAAACCGCCCGCCACTTTACCGATCTGCAGGGTTGGGTAAACCAACACATAGCCAGGACTGCGGATGAAGTGTTTTTTATGGTTTCGGGTATCCCCGTACAAATAAAATGA
- a CDS encoding DNA starvation/stationary phase protection protein, translating into MKTTEFTGLRNVENVTKGLQQLLADLQVYYTNLRGFHWNIKGKDFYLLHEKFEEMYNDAAAKVDEVAERLLMLGETPAHTFTKYLKTANVKETGVVTGTDEAIKNILDTLKLLIASERELLALASEIDDEVTVALLSDYISGQEKEVWMLTSFLS; encoded by the coding sequence ATGAAAACAACTGAATTTACAGGATTAAGAAATGTAGAAAATGTAACCAAGGGGTTACAGCAATTACTGGCAGACCTACAAGTTTATTACACCAATTTACGGGGATTCCACTGGAACATAAAAGGCAAGGATTTTTACCTTCTCCACGAAAAATTCGAAGAGATGTACAACGATGCTGCCGCTAAAGTAGATGAAGTTGCCGAAAGACTCCTTATGCTTGGTGAAACTCCGGCCCACACCTTCACAAAGTACTTGAAAACTGCCAACGTAAAAGAAACCGGCGTAGTTACCGGTACTGATGAAGCCATCAAAAACATTCTCGACACGCTCAAATTGCTCATCGCTTCCGAAAGAGAATTGCTTGCCTTGGCTTCAGAGATTGATGATGAAGTAACCGTAGCGCTTCTGAGCGACTACATCAGCGGACAGGAAAAAGAGGTTTGGATGCTTACTTCATTTTTGTCCTAA
- a CDS encoding alpha-ribazole phosphatase family protein: MKLYLVRHTRVNMPPGICYGNSDVALAYTFPEELSAIQSELEGIRLARVYSSPLKRCVTLAREFSGNVIVDGRIREFDFGKWERQPWDDIYAQDKGKEWFDDYVNTSCPHGESFRMMLERVRRFIDSLPKTGGNILIVTHAGIIRAFLILLEGYTVNEAFDRKIAYGEIIILEKQKK, translated from the coding sequence ATGAAACTTTATTTGGTAAGACATACCCGCGTAAATATGCCCCCAGGAATTTGCTACGGAAATTCCGATGTAGCCTTGGCCTATACTTTTCCCGAAGAGTTGTCCGCCATACAATCGGAACTGGAAGGTATCCGGCTTGCAAGAGTCTACAGCAGCCCGTTGAAAAGATGTGTAACGCTGGCCAGGGAGTTTTCCGGCAACGTGATTGTCGACGGAAGAATCAGGGAATTTGATTTCGGAAAATGGGAACGCCAGCCGTGGGACGATATTTATGCGCAGGATAAAGGAAAGGAATGGTTTGACGATTACGTGAACACATCCTGTCCCCACGGTGAATCGTTCCGCATGATGCTCGAACGTGTACGCCGGTTTATCGATTCGCTTCCGAAAACCGGTGGAAATATCCTGATTGTCACCCACGCCGGAATCATCCGGGCATTCCTTATCCTGCTGGAGGGTTATACGGTAAACGAAGCATTTGACCGGAAAATCGCATACGGTGAGATAATCATCCTGGAAAAACAAAAGAAGTAG
- a CDS encoding transcriptional repressor: protein MHVDIKHIQELIKEKDLKVTPQRIGVLEAIYTLRNHPTAEQIIDFIHDKYPSIAIGTVYKTLDTFVKYGVINKVLTEGEVMRYDGVLKHHHHLYNEGNEEIQDYINEELDEMLKTYFEKNAIEGYHISSITLHISGKSINKKSINKKSINQKQ, encoded by the coding sequence ATGCATGTAGATATTAAACACATTCAGGAGCTCATAAAAGAGAAAGATCTGAAAGTAACTCCCCAACGAATCGGGGTACTCGAAGCGATTTACACGTTACGTAATCATCCCACGGCTGAACAGATCATTGATTTTATTCATGACAAATACCCCAGCATAGCTATTGGAACGGTTTACAAAACACTCGACACTTTTGTCAAATACGGGGTTATCAATAAGGTCTTAACCGAAGGAGAAGTTATGCGTTACGATGGCGTCTTGAAACACCATCACCACCTGTACAATGAAGGCAACGAGGAAATTCAGGATTACATAAACGAAGAACTGGATGAAATGCTGAAAACTTATTTCGAAAAAAATGCTATCGAAGGTTATCATATAAGTTCGATCACCCTTCATATCAGTGGAAAATCAATAAACAAAAAATCAATAAACAAAAAATCAATTAATCAAAAACAATAA
- a CDS encoding DUF4430 domain-containing protein, whose product MKLKIISLLTTSLLVLTLQAQEKVTVTINYGEEKLSQAFQVNWQEGMTAMLAVQSCANVTTHPVKDYIFVSTINGISTVAGKKAWYYTVNNESTHKLAFRYPVNPGDTVEWIYKKDVCSAIKQKQPCEK is encoded by the coding sequence ATGAAACTAAAAATTATTTCTTTACTGACAACAAGCCTGCTTGTCTTAACTCTACAAGCCCAGGAAAAAGTTACCGTAACCATAAATTACGGAGAAGAAAAGCTTTCCCAAGCCTTTCAGGTAAATTGGCAGGAAGGAATGACGGCCATGCTGGCCGTACAAAGTTGCGCCAATGTAACAACACATCCGGTAAAAGATTATATTTTTGTATCTACCATCAACGGAATAAGTACCGTTGCCGGTAAAAAAGCGTGGTACTATACCGTGAATAACGAAAGTACACATAAACTCGCTTTTCGATACCCTGTAAATCCAGGCGATACGGTGGAATGGATATACAAAAAAGATGTCTGCTCCGCCATAAAGCAAAAACAACCATGCGAAAAATAA
- a CDS encoding AI-2E family transporter: MIENNLPYKKKEYKYILIGFLILLGLILFKELRLYLSGFLGAATLYVLLKGQMTYLVEKKKIKKGFAATLLTLEALLLFLGPLTGIAFLVIDTVSGISIDPKAIIENFNNFVKMIEERLDFDLFTPENLSSLPKLGGNILQSLGASIYSLMINSLFALFILFYMLYNYESFEKMVKEILPFKEENKQILGEETKMIIQANAIGIPLLAIIQGVFAYLGYMFFGVDSALLYAILTGFTSIIPILGTAIVWVPIALSLWLAGDIGSGIGMTAYGFIIIGGVDNVARFLLQKVLADIHPLITIFGVLIGIPMFGFWGVIFGPLLLSLFVLFFNMYRHEYIPGSTAQPRVTTRMKSRKFSIPRYKKTKENNLKTS, from the coding sequence ATGATTGAGAATAATCTCCCTTATAAAAAGAAAGAATACAAATACATACTCATTGGGTTTCTGATCCTGCTCGGACTGATCCTTTTCAAAGAACTTCGCCTTTACCTTAGCGGTTTTTTAGGAGCTGCCACGCTTTATGTGCTTTTAAAAGGACAGATGACCTACCTGGTAGAAAAAAAGAAGATAAAAAAAGGGTTTGCGGCCACCCTCCTGACCCTGGAAGCCCTATTGTTGTTTTTAGGGCCACTTACAGGCATCGCCTTTTTGGTGATCGATACCGTATCGGGAATTTCTATTGACCCCAAAGCCATAATAGAGAACTTCAACAACTTCGTTAAGATGATTGAAGAGCGGCTTGATTTCGATTTGTTCACCCCCGAAAACTTGTCCAGCCTGCCCAAACTGGGTGGAAACATATTGCAATCGCTCGGTGCAAGTATCTACTCATTAATGATTAATTCCCTTTTTGCACTTTTCATCCTTTTCTATATGCTCTATAACTACGAAAGCTTTGAGAAGATGGTCAAGGAAATTTTGCCCTTTAAAGAAGAAAACAAACAAATCCTGGGTGAAGAAACCAAGATGATCATTCAGGCTAATGCTATCGGAATACCTTTGCTGGCTATTATTCAGGGCGTCTTTGCTTACTTGGGATATATGTTTTTTGGGGTGGATAGCGCCCTGTTGTACGCTATTCTAACGGGATTTACCTCCATTATCCCAATCCTGGGAACAGCTATCGTGTGGGTTCCCATTGCACTAAGTTTATGGCTTGCAGGTGATATCGGGAGCGGTATCGGAATGACTGCATACGGATTCATTATTATTGGCGGTGTTGACAATGTTGCGCGTTTTCTGCTTCAAAAGGTATTGGCCGATATTCATCCGTTGATAACCATTTTCGGAGTATTGATCGGAATTCCCATGTTCGGGTTCTGGGGCGTTATTTTCGGCCCCCTGCTGCTCTCCCTGTTTGTGCTCTTCTTCAATATGTACCGGCACGAGTACATTCCGGGCTCAACGGCACAACCACGTGTCACCACCCGGATGAAGTCCCGGAAATTCAGCATACCCCGATACAAAAAGACAAAAGAAAACAATCTTAAAACGTCGTAA
- a CDS encoding cobyric acid synthase, translating into MQKLRPLMFVGTGSDVGKSVINTGFCRIFLQDGYSPAPFKAQNMSLNSYVTADNLEIGRAQAVQAEACGIGCLVEMNPILLKPNDDLTSQVVLNGKPAGNKTASEYFNEAGRDTLFNEVMHSFNRLAGQYNPIVIEGAGSISEVNLWDKDIVNMRVALHTQAATFLVADIDRGGVFASVYGTLQLLPQAERDAIKGIVINKFRGDLKLFEEGKKILEKLTAKPVVGIVPYFQGLFIEQEDGVVIEQKKKSHEHGKINIGVVLLKHLSNFTDFNMLEQTPGVNLYYTGCPETLARADIIIIPGSKNTLSDLKALREKGLEEVILAHHNARKPVYGICGGYQMMGIEVNDPNGVEGNVPSLPGLGILPVTTTLASGKKTRQCTFSFVQGNASGNGYEVHAGHTPSIRPLCRMNNGEFDGYCLNARTWGTYIHGIFDNASVINHVLRQLIPGFTSTIDYKARKEQGYNQLADLIRENVDMEYIYKCLKT; encoded by the coding sequence ATGCAAAAACTCCGTCCCTTAATGTTTGTCGGCACCGGATCCGATGTCGGAAAGTCGGTCATCAACACCGGTTTCTGCCGTATCTTCCTGCAAGACGGTTATAGTCCCGCGCCGTTCAAAGCGCAAAACATGTCACTCAACAGTTATGTCACCGCAGATAACCTCGAAATCGGCCGTGCACAAGCGGTACAAGCCGAGGCCTGCGGAATCGGCTGCCTCGTGGAAATGAATCCTATACTGCTTAAACCCAACGACGACCTCACATCGCAGGTGGTATTAAACGGTAAACCCGCCGGCAACAAGACAGCATCGGAATATTTCAATGAGGCCGGGCGCGACACTCTTTTTAACGAAGTAATGCACTCTTTCAACCGCCTTGCCGGACAATACAATCCCATTGTGATTGAAGGTGCGGGCAGCATTTCGGAAGTCAACCTGTGGGACAAGGACATCGTCAACATGCGTGTAGCGTTGCATACCCAGGCCGCCACGTTTCTGGTCGCAGACATTGACCGCGGCGGCGTTTTTGCGAGTGTTTACGGCACCTTGCAGCTCTTGCCGCAAGCCGAACGGGATGCGATAAAAGGCATTGTTATCAATAAGTTCCGGGGCGATTTAAAGTTATTTGAAGAGGGTAAGAAGATATTGGAGAAACTTACGGCAAAACCCGTAGTAGGAATTGTGCCGTATTTTCAGGGATTGTTCATTGAACAGGAAGACGGTGTGGTTATTGAACAGAAGAAGAAGAGTCACGAACACGGGAAAATCAATATCGGGGTAGTGTTGCTCAAACATTTATCGAATTTTACCGATTTCAACATGCTGGAACAGACACCGGGGGTGAACCTTTATTATACTGGCTGTCCCGAAACGCTGGCTAGAGCAGATATCATTATTATTCCCGGTTCGAAGAACACACTTTCCGATCTGAAAGCATTACGCGAAAAAGGCCTGGAAGAAGTTATTCTCGCACACCACAACGCCCGGAAACCTGTTTACGGTATTTGTGGAGGATACCAGATGATGGGGATAGAGGTGAACGACCCTAACGGTGTGGAAGGGAATGTACCCTCTCTGCCCGGGCTCGGAATTCTGCCCGTAACCACCACGCTGGCAAGCGGAAAGAAAACGCGGCAATGCACGTTTTCTTTTGTTCAAGGCAATGCGTCGGGCAATGGATATGAAGTTCATGCCGGACATACTCCTTCCATCCGTCCGCTTTGTCGCATGAACAACGGTGAATTTGACGGCTATTGCCTGAATGCCCGTACGTGGGGAACATACATCCACGGCATTTTCGACAATGCTTCGGTTATCAACCATGTATTGCGGCAACTAATCCCCGGGTTCACATCCACCATCGACTACAAGGCCCGAAAAGAACAGGGGTACAACCAGCTAGCGGATCTGATCCGGGAAAACGTGGATATGGAATACATCTATAAATGCCTGAAAACATAA